A window of the Branchiostoma lanceolatum isolate klBraLanc5 chromosome 13, klBraLanc5.hap2, whole genome shotgun sequence genome harbors these coding sequences:
- the LOC136447554 gene encoding zinc finger MYND domain-containing protein 11-like isoform X2: protein MVRPVKRRSADPQVVKQLWNAIGHIREQKQIANIERITKYMGREYEISNRETVKQLGHAVKDGLVIETVTLGVKGAKAGVEQEGYWLVGDDPEGEDHDWYCFECHQPGEVVLCSGCHRVYHSKCLSEECKPRDSASQWYCPICQAMQRKTQPIKKKELNRMLVFVVYRMKEKQSRELSRKVSLQDHPNFPRLVHTHMDLSVMQQRAEECKFKCPEEFEAATRQILHNNLIYYGDESEYTELARVVLADCRHDLREIQLCKDCYMMSNSRNLKDWFIRPCDPPHALVWAKMKGFGWWPAKVLQNKDGQSDVRFFGRLHQRAWITDDCIKSIDINIQQLQKKRTAAWKRAYDEVQEHQSRLEHVQTNPLSESESQGSSHSEGEDEDDEDETMQDADDSEDDVSESEEPISSTSNGDQQELAEAVNQVSSTGEVLQPTPPATPQKASVSTVATQTRKWAAAAEGKAPSTKTKFVQTTASTAPACACHEKYNKIFSDFKERMEENHKKEKEQIEQDLTDKLKSEHDQDKREALAKAASSNKSEVEQAVKKAKEEVETSKTVDRKQMEEEHKAEISFVKRRQWCYNCEAEAMYHCCWNTSYCSVKCQQEHWHAEHKKTCRRKR, encoded by the exons ATGGTACGACCGGTCAAGCGGAGGTCGGCCGACCCGCAGGTGGTCAAACAGCTGTGGAACGCCATCGGCCACATCCGGGAGCAGAAGCAGATTGCGAACATCGAGCGGATCACCAAGTACATGGGGCGCGAGTACGAGATCTCCAACCGCGAGACGGTGAAGCAGCTCGGCCACGCCGTGAAGGACGGGCTGGTCATCGAGACCGTGACCCTCGGGGTCAAGGGCGCGAAGGCCGGGGTTGAACAGGAGGGGTACTGGCTGGTCGGCGACGACCCG GAGGGAGAAGACCATGACTGGTACTGTTTTGAGTGCCACCAGCCGGGTGAGGTTGTCCTTTGTAGCGGGTGTCATCGGGTCTACCACAGCAAGTGTCTGTCCGAGGAGTGTAAACCTCGCGACTCCGCTTCCCAGTGGTACTGTCCCATCTGCCAG GCAATGCAGCGTAAGACCCAGCCCATCAAGAAGAAGGAGTTGAACAGGATGCTCGTGTTTGTGGTCTACAGAATGAAAGAAAAG CAATCCCGTGAGCTGTCCAGAAAAGTCAGTCTTCAGGACCACCCCAACTTCCCTCGCCTGGTCCACACACACATGGACCTGTCAGTCATGCAACAG CGGGCCGAAGAGTGCAAGTTCAAGTGTCCGGAGGAGTTTGAGGCGGCAACTCGTCAGATCCTCCACAATAACCTGATCTACTACGGGGACGAGAGCGAGTACACCGAACTGGCCAGAGTAGTGCTGGCCGACTGCAGACATGAT CTGAGAGAGATCCAGCTATGTAAGGACTGCTACATGATGTCCAACTCCAGAAACCTGAAGGACTGGTTTATCAGACCTTGT GACCCTCCCCACGCCCTGGTGTGGGCCAAGATGAAGGGTTTTGGTTGGTGGCCAGCTAAAGTGCTTCAGAATAAGGACGGCCAATCAGATGTCAGGTTCTTTGGGAGGCTTCACCAGAG agccTGGATTACAGACGACTGTATTAAGTCCATCGACATCAACATTCAGCAGCTCCAGAAGAAGCGAACAGCTGCGTGGAAACGAGCCTACGACGAAGTACAGGAACATCAG TCCAGGCTAGAGCACGTGCAGACCAACCCCCTGTCCGAGTCAGAGTCGCAGGGCTCCTCCCACAGTGAAGGGGAGGACgaggatgatgaagatgagACCATGCAGGATGCTGATGACAGCGAGGATGACGTGTCTGAATCCGAGGAACCCATCTCCAGCACATCCAACGGGGACCAACAG GAGCTTGCAGAAGCAGTGAACCAGGTGAGCTCCACAGGGGAGGTTCTGCAGCCGACCCCGCCCGCCACGCCCCAGAAGGCCTCCGTCTCCACGGTCGCCACACAGACGCGGAAGTGGGCCGCGGCCGCAGAGGGGAAGGCTCCGAGCACCAAGACCAAGTTCGTACAGACGACGGCGTCCACTGCACCCGCCTGTGCCTGTCACGagaaatacaataaaatatTCTCCGACTTTAAGGAGAGAATGGAGGAGAAtcacaagaaggagaaggaacAGATTGAACAGGACCTGACAGATAAG CTGAAGAGTGAACATGATCAGGACAAGCGAGAAGCCCTGGCCAAGGCTGCCTCAAGTAACAAGTCTGAGGTGGAACAGGCCGTCAAGAAGGCCAAGGAGGAAGTGGAGACCTCCAAGACGGTGGACCGCAAGCAGATGGAGGAGGAGCACAAGGCCGAGATCTCTTTTGTCAAGAGACGTCAGTGG TGTTACAACTGCGAGGCTGAGGCCATGTACCACTGCTGCTGGAACACCAGCTACTGTTCCGTCAAGTGTCAACAAGAGCACTGGCACGCAGAGCACAAGAAAACCTGCCGACGCAAGCGCTGA
- the LOC136447554 gene encoding zinc finger MYND domain-containing protein 11-like isoform X1, which yields MVRPVKRRSADPQVVKQLWNAIGHIREQKQIANIERITKYMGREYEISNRETVKQLGHAVKDGLVIETVTLGVKGAKAGVEQEGYWLVGDDPIVPLDPGGTDPTEGEDHDWYCFECHQPGEVVLCSGCHRVYHSKCLSEECKPRDSASQWYCPICQAMQRKTQPIKKKELNRMLVFVVYRMKEKQSRELSRKVSLQDHPNFPRLVHTHMDLSVMQQRAEECKFKCPEEFEAATRQILHNNLIYYGDESEYTELARVVLADCRHDLREIQLCKDCYMMSNSRNLKDWFIRPCDPPHALVWAKMKGFGWWPAKVLQNKDGQSDVRFFGRLHQRAWITDDCIKSIDINIQQLQKKRTAAWKRAYDEVQEHQSRLEHVQTNPLSESESQGSSHSEGEDEDDEDETMQDADDSEDDVSESEEPISSTSNGDQQELAEAVNQVSSTGEVLQPTPPATPQKASVSTVATQTRKWAAAAEGKAPSTKTKFVQTTASTAPACACHEKYNKIFSDFKERMEENHKKEKEQIEQDLTDKLKSEHDQDKREALAKAASSNKSEVEQAVKKAKEEVETSKTVDRKQMEEEHKAEISFVKRRQWCYNCEAEAMYHCCWNTSYCSVKCQQEHWHAEHKKTCRRKR from the exons ATGGTACGACCGGTCAAGCGGAGGTCGGCCGACCCGCAGGTGGTCAAACAGCTGTGGAACGCCATCGGCCACATCCGGGAGCAGAAGCAGATTGCGAACATCGAGCGGATCACCAAGTACATGGGGCGCGAGTACGAGATCTCCAACCGCGAGACGGTGAAGCAGCTCGGCCACGCCGTGAAGGACGGGCTGGTCATCGAGACCGTGACCCTCGGGGTCAAGGGCGCGAAGGCCGGGGTTGAACAGGAGGGGTACTGGCTGGTCGGCGACGACCCG ATAGTGCCTCTGGACCCAGGAGGCACAGATCCCACA GAGGGAGAAGACCATGACTGGTACTGTTTTGAGTGCCACCAGCCGGGTGAGGTTGTCCTTTGTAGCGGGTGTCATCGGGTCTACCACAGCAAGTGTCTGTCCGAGGAGTGTAAACCTCGCGACTCCGCTTCCCAGTGGTACTGTCCCATCTGCCAG GCAATGCAGCGTAAGACCCAGCCCATCAAGAAGAAGGAGTTGAACAGGATGCTCGTGTTTGTGGTCTACAGAATGAAAGAAAAG CAATCCCGTGAGCTGTCCAGAAAAGTCAGTCTTCAGGACCACCCCAACTTCCCTCGCCTGGTCCACACACACATGGACCTGTCAGTCATGCAACAG CGGGCCGAAGAGTGCAAGTTCAAGTGTCCGGAGGAGTTTGAGGCGGCAACTCGTCAGATCCTCCACAATAACCTGATCTACTACGGGGACGAGAGCGAGTACACCGAACTGGCCAGAGTAGTGCTGGCCGACTGCAGACATGAT CTGAGAGAGATCCAGCTATGTAAGGACTGCTACATGATGTCCAACTCCAGAAACCTGAAGGACTGGTTTATCAGACCTTGT GACCCTCCCCACGCCCTGGTGTGGGCCAAGATGAAGGGTTTTGGTTGGTGGCCAGCTAAAGTGCTTCAGAATAAGGACGGCCAATCAGATGTCAGGTTCTTTGGGAGGCTTCACCAGAG agccTGGATTACAGACGACTGTATTAAGTCCATCGACATCAACATTCAGCAGCTCCAGAAGAAGCGAACAGCTGCGTGGAAACGAGCCTACGACGAAGTACAGGAACATCAG TCCAGGCTAGAGCACGTGCAGACCAACCCCCTGTCCGAGTCAGAGTCGCAGGGCTCCTCCCACAGTGAAGGGGAGGACgaggatgatgaagatgagACCATGCAGGATGCTGATGACAGCGAGGATGACGTGTCTGAATCCGAGGAACCCATCTCCAGCACATCCAACGGGGACCAACAG GAGCTTGCAGAAGCAGTGAACCAGGTGAGCTCCACAGGGGAGGTTCTGCAGCCGACCCCGCCCGCCACGCCCCAGAAGGCCTCCGTCTCCACGGTCGCCACACAGACGCGGAAGTGGGCCGCGGCCGCAGAGGGGAAGGCTCCGAGCACCAAGACCAAGTTCGTACAGACGACGGCGTCCACTGCACCCGCCTGTGCCTGTCACGagaaatacaataaaatatTCTCCGACTTTAAGGAGAGAATGGAGGAGAAtcacaagaaggagaaggaacAGATTGAACAGGACCTGACAGATAAG CTGAAGAGTGAACATGATCAGGACAAGCGAGAAGCCCTGGCCAAGGCTGCCTCAAGTAACAAGTCTGAGGTGGAACAGGCCGTCAAGAAGGCCAAGGAGGAAGTGGAGACCTCCAAGACGGTGGACCGCAAGCAGATGGAGGAGGAGCACAAGGCCGAGATCTCTTTTGTCAAGAGACGTCAGTGG TGTTACAACTGCGAGGCTGAGGCCATGTACCACTGCTGCTGGAACACCAGCTACTGTTCCGTCAAGTGTCAACAAGAGCACTGGCACGCAGAGCACAAGAAAACCTGCCGACGCAAGCGCTGA